A genomic stretch from Deinococcus roseus includes:
- a CDS encoding M15 family metallopeptidase, with protein sequence MLFLQASSTLSSNPFVQQYQQASPATVDRLVQAYPDALLKHDQQKLYFQDGQVLQLRTRKTIQTYPTLLDDADVLDQMALPYPACQPITAPAYLQDPGRARSETLFKALYGETASKVQKQLQKVNWFGSTVLFHPAHGAKAALEQVEQHLQKHPEWLKYLQPNAGTFYWRTVAGTKHLSMHSFGISIDLNTRYADYWKWKGHQEGQKNIPYHNQLPEGLVFAFERQGFVWGGRWYHFDTMHFEYRPELISSQACQQGQ encoded by the coding sequence ATGCTGTTCTTGCAGGCCTCCAGCACGCTCAGCAGCAATCCATTTGTGCAGCAGTACCAGCAGGCCAGCCCTGCAACTGTGGATAGACTGGTGCAGGCTTACCCGGACGCCCTGCTGAAACACGACCAGCAGAAACTGTACTTTCAAGATGGGCAGGTGTTGCAACTGCGCACCCGCAAAACCATCCAGACATACCCAACCCTGCTGGACGATGCCGATGTGCTGGACCAGATGGCCTTGCCGTACCCGGCCTGCCAGCCCATCACTGCCCCTGCCTATTTGCAGGACCCCGGGCGGGCCAGAAGCGAAACCCTCTTTAAAGCCCTTTACGGAGAGACTGCCAGCAAAGTGCAAAAGCAGTTGCAGAAAGTGAACTGGTTCGGAAGCACGGTGCTGTTTCATCCTGCCCACGGAGCAAAAGCCGCACTGGAACAGGTGGAACAGCACCTTCAGAAGCACCCGGAGTGGCTGAAATACCTGCAGCCCAATGCAGGCACTTTTTACTGGCGCACTGTGGCCGGAACAAAACACCTCAGCATGCACAGTTTTGGAATTTCCATCGATCTGAACACCAGATACGCCGATTACTGGAAATGGAAAGGACACCAGGAAGGCCAGAAAAACATCCCTTACCACAACCAGTTGCCTGAAGGTCTGGTGTTCGCGTTTGAAAGACAGGGTTTTGTGTGGGGTGGGCGCTGGTACCATTTCGACACCATGCACTTCGAGTACCGCCCGGAATTGATCTCATCTCAGGCCTGCCAGCAGGGGCAGTGA
- a CDS encoding GNAT family N-acetyltransferase produces MPEIPIFENLETPRLKVRRLQPEDAAALSVYRSRPEVSLYQGWGDNYDEAQALKLIQNMQDRNPGQPGWFQFALQEKETGALLGDLGFHVFEPLQAEVGFTLDSRVWGKGYATEGLKAVLDYAFHVLFFHRITASTDPRNVPSQKVLLRLGFRHEGHHLESYSDGENWLDEDRFALLRREWREQ; encoded by the coding sequence ATGCCAGAAATCCCCATTTTTGAAAATCTGGAAACCCCCCGCCTGAAGGTGCGCCGTTTGCAGCCAGAAGATGCTGCAGCCCTGTCTGTTTACCGTTCCCGTCCCGAAGTTTCCCTGTATCAGGGCTGGGGCGACAATTACGACGAAGCCCAGGCCCTGAAGCTCATCCAGAACATGCAAGACCGGAATCCTGGTCAGCCAGGGTGGTTTCAATTTGCCTTGCAGGAAAAAGAAACCGGTGCTTTGCTGGGAGACCTCGGCTTCCATGTGTTCGAGCCTTTGCAGGCAGAGGTGGGTTTCACGCTGGATTCCCGTGTCTGGGGCAAAGGTTACGCCACCGAAGGATTAAAGGCGGTACTGGATTACGCTTTTCATGTGCTGTTTTTTCACAGGATCACCGCCAGCACGGATCCCCGCAACGTCCCCTCCCAGAAGGTCTTGCTGCGGCTGGGGTTTCGCCATGAGGGGCACCACCTGGAAAGTTACTCGGATGGGGAAAACTGGCTGGATGAGGACCGGTTTGCCTTGCTGCGCAGAGAATGGCGGGAACAGTGA
- a CDS encoding DUF7710 domain-containing protein has protein sequence MHDEALQKGQWVWVFNGVGGGFPSGIFSTREKAQKWIEQHQLSGTLTAHPLDQSAYDWAVSRGSFKPRKPEHFSGHFMGQFSSASQPHEHFENGFLGGEPMRLNLQELKTIGQVLKAAAHGPFFSASGAPEDQPEASLVHTLMGVELADLQRVAAQWPDVDLTDETVHQAVWGALGNIIGYPHGCKRQWPRWIECSAEQVDGVADRFRELYP, from the coding sequence ATGCACGATGAAGCATTGCAAAAAGGCCAGTGGGTGTGGGTGTTCAATGGGGTTGGGGGCGGTTTCCCCTCAGGGATCTTCAGCACCCGAGAAAAAGCCCAAAAGTGGATTGAGCAGCACCAGCTTTCCGGGACCCTGACCGCTCATCCGCTGGACCAGAGTGCTTACGACTGGGCTGTGTCCAGGGGCAGTTTCAAACCCAGAAAACCAGAGCATTTCTCTGGACATTTCATGGGGCAGTTTTCCAGCGCCTCCCAGCCCCATGAGCACTTTGAAAATGGCTTTCTGGGAGGGGAACCCATGCGCCTGAACCTTCAAGAATTGAAAACCATCGGACAGGTGCTGAAAGCAGCGGCTCATGGCCCATTCTTCAGTGCCTCAGGTGCTCCAGAAGATCAACCTGAGGCCAGTCTGGTGCACACCCTGATGGGGGTTGAGCTTGCAGACCTGCAAAGGGTGGCAGCGCAGTGGCCCGATGTGGATCTGACAGATGAGACCGTGCATCAGGCAGTCTGGGGTGCTCTGGGGAACATCATCGGTTACCCCCATGGTTGCAAGAGGCAATGGCCCAGATGGATCGAATGCAGTGCAGAGCAAGTGGATGGGGTGGCAGACAGGTTTCGGGAACTTTATCCCTGA
- a CDS encoding winged helix-turn-helix transcriptional regulator → MPEFSLEDLHNIPPRDQRDPELEKLVRELIGRVADKWTMLILETLEEHGRLRFTRLGELVGDISQKMLTKTVRQMEADGLVVRTVYPVIPPRVEYGLTEMGLSLSEAFCSVWYWAAINQKKVMQARADFEKRKEELEL, encoded by the coding sequence ATGCCTGAATTTTCCCTGGAAGACCTGCACAACATTCCCCCCCGTGACCAGCGTGACCCAGAACTGGAAAAGCTGGTGCGGGAACTGATCGGACGGGTGGCCGACAAGTGGACCATGCTGATCCTGGAAACCCTGGAAGAACACGGCAGGCTGCGCTTCACCCGTCTGGGAGAACTGGTCGGAGACATCAGCCAGAAGATGCTCACCAAAACCGTGCGCCAGATGGAAGCCGATGGTCTGGTGGTGCGCACCGTTTATCCGGTGATTCCCCCACGGGTGGAATACGGACTCACCGAGATGGGCCTCAGCCTGTCCGAAGCCTTCTGCAGCGTGTGGTACTGGGCGGCCATCAACCAGAAGAAAGTCATGCAGGCCAGAGCAGATTTTGAGAAGCGCAAAGAGGAACTGGAACTCTGA
- a CDS encoding DMT family transporter: protein MLIFAVTTGAGQLHSGDIFMLLAVLLAAMGYAEGGRLARELDGWRVVSWALVLSLPFSLVAVLVLPGPSHMPSFTAWAAFGYVSVVSMFLAFFAWYRGLALGGVARAGQVQLVQPVLWSALLEETLDFRTVAAALLVVGCAALSRLTR from the coding sequence GTGCTGATTTTTGCCGTGACCACCGGAGCAGGACAGTTGCACAGCGGGGACATCTTCATGCTGCTGGCCGTGCTGCTGGCCGCCATGGGTTACGCAGAAGGCGGCAGATTGGCCCGAGAACTGGACGGCTGGCGGGTGGTGAGCTGGGCACTGGTGCTCTCTTTGCCCTTCTCTCTGGTTGCCGTGCTGGTGTTGCCGGGACCCAGCCACATGCCCTCTTTCACGGCATGGGCGGCTTTTGGATATGTGTCGGTGGTGAGCATGTTTCTGGCCTTTTTTGCCTGGTACCGGGGGCTGGCCCTGGGTGGGGTGGCACGTGCAGGACAGGTGCAACTGGTTCAGCCCGTGCTGTGGTCTGCCCTGCTGGAAGAAACCCTGGATTTCCGCACCGTGGCAGCGGCCTTGCTGGTGGTGGGATGCGCCGCCCTCAGCCGGTTGACCCGCTGA
- the araA gene encoding L-arabinose isomerase: MPNTASPRLWFVTGSQHLYGPETLKQVDANSAELVSALNASGKISLQIEFKGVLTTPDEIRALCLQANSTPDCAGIILWMHTFSPSKMWIGGLSQLQKPFCHLHTQFNRDLPWDSIDMDFMNLNQAAHGDREAGFLHTRMRLDRKVVVGHYSDPEVQERLGVWASAAHGWFDLQGAKFCRFGDNMRFVAVTEGDKVAAEMRFGFSVNTYGVGDLVAVVDAVSDSDIDALVAEYDNLYDVAPELQKGGERHESLRYSARLELGIEKFLVDGGFKGFTTTFEDLHGLKQLPGMAVQRLMARGYGFAGEGDWKTAVLLRALKTMSGNVSTSFMEDYTYHLEPGKHQVLGSHMLEVCPTIAENKPKVEIHPLGIGGKEDPVRLVFNSQKGEAINVSLVDLGSRFRLIVNEVTAVEHPELPNLPVARAVWECKPDFKTACAAWIHAGGAHHTVYSYVLTSEHLEDFAAIAGVELVVIDGDTKLRDLKQDLKFSDLYFALGQGLRV; the protein is encoded by the coding sequence ATGCCAAACACCGCCTCCCCCAGACTCTGGTTCGTCACGGGCTCCCAGCACCTCTACGGCCCTGAAACCCTCAAGCAAGTGGATGCCAATTCAGCAGAACTGGTTTCTGCTTTGAATGCCTCTGGCAAAATCTCCCTGCAAATCGAATTTAAAGGGGTGCTGACCACCCCAGATGAGATCCGGGCTTTGTGTCTGCAAGCCAATTCAACACCAGACTGCGCCGGAATCATCCTGTGGATGCACACCTTCTCCCCCAGCAAAATGTGGATTGGGGGCCTCAGTCAGTTGCAAAAACCGTTCTGCCACCTGCACACCCAGTTCAATCGGGATCTTCCCTGGGACAGCATCGACATGGATTTCATGAACCTCAACCAGGCCGCCCATGGGGACCGCGAAGCAGGTTTCTTGCACACCCGCATGCGTCTGGACCGCAAAGTGGTGGTGGGGCATTACAGCGACCCGGAAGTGCAGGAACGTCTGGGCGTGTGGGCCAGTGCAGCACACGGCTGGTTTGATTTGCAAGGCGCAAAATTCTGCCGGTTTGGGGACAACATGCGCTTCGTGGCCGTGACCGAAGGGGACAAGGTGGCTGCAGAGATGCGCTTCGGGTTCTCGGTGAACACCTACGGGGTGGGCGATCTGGTGGCCGTGGTCGATGCTGTTTCAGACAGTGACATTGATGCTCTGGTTGCGGAATACGACAACCTATACGATGTGGCCCCAGAACTGCAAAAAGGTGGGGAACGCCATGAATCCCTGAGGTACTCTGCCCGTCTGGAACTGGGCATCGAGAAATTCCTCGTTGATGGAGGCTTCAAGGGGTTCACCACCACTTTTGAAGACCTGCATGGTCTGAAGCAACTCCCCGGAATGGCGGTCCAGAGGCTGATGGCCAGAGGGTACGGGTTTGCTGGCGAAGGGGACTGGAAAACAGCTGTGCTTTTGCGTGCCCTGAAAACCATGTCTGGCAACGTCTCAACCTCTTTCATGGAGGATTACACCTACCACCTGGAACCCGGAAAACACCAGGTGCTGGGGTCGCACATGCTGGAAGTCTGCCCGACGATTGCAGAAAACAAACCGAAAGTGGAAATTCACCCCTTAGGCATCGGAGGGAAGGAAGACCCGGTGCGTCTGGTGTTCAACTCCCAGAAGGGCGAGGCCATCAATGTGTCTCTGGTGGACCTGGGAAGCCGTTTCCGTTTGATCGTCAACGAGGTGACGGCAGTGGAGCACCCTGAGTTGCCCAACCTTCCTGTGGCGCGTGCAGTGTGGGAATGCAAACCGGATTTCAAGACCGCCTGTGCAGCCTGGATTCATGCAGGGGGAGCGCACCACACGGTGTATTCTTATGTGCTGACCAGTGAGCACCTGGAGGATTTTGCAGCCATCGCAGGCGTTGAACTGGTGGTGATTGATGGGGACACGAAGCTGCGGGACCTGAAACAGGACCTGAAGTTCTCAGACCTCTACTTTGCCCTTGGACAGGGCCTCCGGGTCTAG
- a CDS encoding cupin domain-containing protein: MEKIEKTGVIAQNAGCKIVRKVLRKGQEMPRHDHPGEQVLISMTSGTLLCNFDDGVALLAEGDVVQFEGERFVTLQAQEENTTFLVMLLKR, from the coding sequence ATGGAAAAGATTGAAAAAACAGGTGTGATTGCCCAGAATGCAGGCTGCAAAATCGTTCGCAAAGTGCTCAGAAAGGGTCAGGAAATGCCCAGACATGACCACCCCGGCGAGCAGGTGCTGATCAGCATGACCTCTGGAACGCTGCTGTGCAACTTTGACGATGGGGTGGCGTTGCTCGCGGAAGGCGATGTGGTGCAATTTGAAGGGGAACGCTTTGTCACCCTGCAGGCCCAGGAGGAAAACACCACTTTTCTGGTGATGCTGCTGAAACGCTGA
- a CDS encoding L-ribulose-5-phosphate 4-epimerase, protein MLLPHLREELCKAHLQLPAQGLVTWTSGNISVLDEREGLMVIKPSGLLFEELTPESMVVLDLDGKVIEGKYKPSSDTATHAYIYRHLPHVRSIIHTHSAYATAWAANNREIPCILTAMADEFGGPIPCGGFALIGGEEIGKEVVKTLSGHRSPAVILKNHGVFTIGESIQKALKAAVMCEDVAKTVHLAYQLGTPEKLDHADIDKLYDRYTHVYGQK, encoded by the coding sequence ATGCTGCTGCCACACCTGCGTGAAGAACTGTGCAAAGCACACCTGCAACTCCCTGCCCAGGGACTCGTCACCTGGACCAGTGGGAACATCAGCGTTCTGGACGAGAGGGAAGGTCTGATGGTCATCAAACCCTCGGGTCTGCTCTTTGAAGAACTCACCCCTGAAAGCATGGTGGTGCTGGATCTGGACGGCAAAGTCATCGAAGGGAAGTACAAACCCTCTTCGGACACCGCCACCCATGCTTACATCTACCGCCACCTGCCCCATGTGCGCAGCATCATCCACACCCACAGTGCGTATGCCACAGCTTGGGCAGCCAACAACCGGGAAATTCCCTGCATCCTCACCGCCATGGCCGATGAATTTGGAGGACCGATCCCCTGCGGTGGCTTTGCCCTGATTGGCGGGGAAGAAATCGGGAAGGAAGTGGTGAAAACCCTCTCCGGGCACCGTTCCCCTGCGGTCATCCTCAAAAACCACGGGGTCTTCACCATCGGAGAATCCATCCAGAAAGCCCTGAAAGCCGCCGTGATGTGTGAAGACGTGGCAAAAACGGTGCATCTGGCGTACCAGCTGGGGACACCAGAGAAGCTTGATCATGCAGACATCGACAAACTCTACGACCGGTACACGCACGTGTACGGACAGAAATAA